Proteins from a genomic interval of Candidatus Neomarinimicrobiota bacterium:
- the mltG gene encoding endolytic transglycosylase MltG, with amino-acid sequence MGKILIKHRAWFLGAAGILLLTVFLFFDILYRVPWGPQTGEDVRINIQPGSSLSSISDSLYSNDVIPSRDAFEFAVRLRGLETDLQAGVFGVEKNASYRSIIYSLTHNTPEIVNVTIIEGLQSREIARILEKKILLTAEEFNAVVADSALAADLGIPGPTLEGFLFPETYKFFLNESAESVARKMVEHYQAVVPDSFAERAREAYGWTMWEAVTLASIIEGEAVYDSERAQISSVYHNRLRQGMRLQADPTIQFIIEDGPRRLWSRDLEIESPYNTYRNAGLPPGPINNPGFESIKAALYPADTDYLYFVARGDGYHTFTRTNREHVNAKRRLQRLRRQVGTQ; translated from the coding sequence ATGGGAAAGATTTTAATTAAACATCGGGCTTGGTTCCTTGGAGCTGCCGGGATACTATTATTGACGGTATTCCTGTTTTTCGACATCTTGTACCGAGTGCCATGGGGGCCACAGACGGGAGAGGATGTCCGAATCAACATTCAGCCGGGAAGTTCATTGAGCAGTATCAGCGATTCACTGTATTCCAATGATGTGATTCCGAGCCGGGATGCTTTTGAATTTGCCGTCCGCCTGCGCGGTCTGGAGACGGATCTCCAGGCGGGCGTGTTTGGCGTAGAGAAGAATGCAAGCTATCGGTCCATTATCTATTCGCTTACACATAATACGCCGGAAATTGTGAACGTTACGATTATTGAAGGGCTCCAGTCGCGTGAAATCGCCAGAATCCTGGAAAAGAAGATTCTGCTAACAGCAGAAGAATTTAACGCGGTCGTGGCGGATTCGGCACTGGCAGCGGATCTGGGGATTCCCGGCCCGACGCTGGAAGGGTTTTTGTTCCCGGAGACGTACAAATTTTTTCTCAACGAGTCAGCGGAATCGGTTGCCCGGAAAATGGTGGAGCACTACCAAGCGGTGGTGCCGGATTCATTTGCCGAACGCGCACGGGAAGCATACGGATGGACCATGTGGGAAGCCGTAACCCTGGCCTCCATTATTGAGGGCGAAGCTGTGTACGACTCGGAGCGTGCGCAGATTTCCAGTGTCTATCACAATCGGCTCCGCCAGGGGATGCGACTCCAGGCCGATCCCACAATTCAGTTTATCATCGAAGACGGCCCGCGCCGTCTCTGGTCACGGGATCTGGAAATTGAGTCCCCATATAATACCTATCGCAATGCCGGTCTTCCGCCGGGGCCTATTAATAATCCCGGATTCGAGTCAATTAAAGCGGCGCTGTATCCTGCGGACACGGATTATCTCTATTTCGTGGCCCGGGGCGACGGCTACCACACGTTTACGCGAACCAACCGGGAACATGTAAACGCGAAACGACGACTTCAGCGACTCCGGCGACAAGTCGGTACACAGTAA
- a CDS encoding NAD(P)-binding domain-containing protein, translated as MIETLITLGIILIAAIPPIWYFRRNRNLKKISEQKFRESRETGRMEPVSLHPLIDPNVCIGTAACVPACPEGDILGIIRGRGELVEPSNCIGHGECFRACPVEAISLVFGTERRGVDIPHLKENFETNVPGVYIVGELGGMGLIRNAVTQGRQVIEYLAPALKKQQYSNDSVTDVVVVGAGPAGLAATAQAIDMGLSYTLLDQNDVGGTILSYPRQKIVMTQPMEMPIYGKTNFREISKEELLELWYDIIDRTDMTVQANQKVEDVRRENGHFRVITQQGNFTGKKVILAIGRRGTPRKLGVPGEDTSKVTYQLQDPEQYRGKKCLVVGGGDSAVEAALQLADEPGTEVTISYRKDAFSRIKRRNLERINDATENGLINVIWNSNVTKIHPDSVDIEAEGDEMSIGNDFVFIFIGGIMPSGFLNTVGIEVETKFGEA; from the coding sequence ATGATTGAGACGCTCATAACCCTCGGTATTATTCTCATTGCGGCAATCCCGCCGATTTGGTATTTCCGCAGAAACCGGAATTTGAAAAAGATCTCGGAGCAGAAGTTCCGGGAGTCCCGGGAAACCGGACGCATGGAACCGGTCTCGCTCCATCCGCTCATCGATCCGAATGTCTGTATCGGAACAGCCGCTTGTGTGCCTGCGTGTCCTGAGGGTGATATCCTCGGTATCATCCGGGGCAGGGGTGAACTGGTGGAGCCGAGCAACTGCATAGGTCATGGCGAGTGTTTCCGCGCCTGTCCGGTGGAGGCGATTTCTCTTGTCTTTGGGACGGAGCGCCGCGGCGTGGACATTCCCCATCTGAAGGAGAATTTCGAGACCAACGTTCCCGGCGTGTACATCGTAGGTGAGCTCGGTGGCATGGGATTGATCCGGAACGCCGTCACCCAGGGCCGGCAAGTCATCGAATATCTGGCACCCGCTTTGAAAAAACAGCAGTATTCCAATGATAGTGTCACTGACGTCGTGGTCGTGGGCGCCGGGCCGGCGGGACTGGCGGCCACTGCGCAGGCCATCGATATGGGGCTGTCGTATACGCTTCTGGATCAGAACGACGTCGGCGGTACTATCTTATCGTATCCCAGACAAAAGATTGTGATGACTCAGCCCATGGAGATGCCCATCTATGGGAAAACAAACTTTCGGGAGATCAGCAAGGAGGAACTGTTGGAATTGTGGTACGATATCATCGATCGGACGGATATGACCGTTCAGGCCAATCAAAAGGTGGAGGATGTCCGCCGGGAGAACGGCCATTTCCGGGTGATAACCCAGCAGGGAAACTTCACCGGGAAAAAGGTGATTTTAGCCATCGGACGCCGCGGAACGCCACGCAAGCTGGGAGTCCCGGGCGAGGACACATCCAAGGTGACGTACCAGCTCCAGGATCCGGAGCAGTATCGCGGGAAAAAATGTCTGGTGGTCGGCGGCGGAGACAGCGCGGTGGAAGCGGCGCTTCAGCTGGCGGATGAGCCGGGAACCGAGGTGACGATCTCGTATCGCAAGGACGCCTTCAGCCGGATTAAGCGACGGAATCTTGAACGAATAAACGACGCAACAGAGAACGGATTAATAAACGTAATCTGGAACTCGAACGTAACAAAAATTCACCCGGATTCGGTCGATATCGAGGCCGAAGGGGACGAAATGTCCATCGGGAACGACTTTGTTTTTATCTTCATTGGGGGGATCATGCCGTCCGGATTCCTGAATACCGTCGGCATAGAGGTGGAGACTAAATTCGGCGAAGCCTGA
- a CDS encoding BamA/TamA family outer membrane protein: MKHFFLSIILGLFLPALVTAQGFWTWNERTHPELNWSTLETDHFYIHYHPGLRKIAGKSAKIAEQTYQVIMPQLDLDDFGKTHITLTAEDEIMNGYAMPSDQIFIWVSQNDVAGQFGGSEKWLRLVVAHEFQHVAMFNALETWLGVWNFIDVPSWFLEGTAEFYTEQWRVGRSDSRMKVHTYKNSMQKLDSHDDGYAKILYLADNYGDSTITKITQWRHEPFGYFNFKEAFKSAVGISVKRFNEDWRRAMNTYYYSYRGQKEKVEDTGELMPAPKIRHVNSLSFSPDSGKIAIVGRKNGSMQYQTLYTVTTDSTKKVTELHAGRFGSKPDWTAQGKFIVIGEYHRGAHGSLVYDIRRIHAESGDAVWLTANIRANHPAVSRDGETVYFIAHPEETTNLYAIDIAGSNLRQITEFTGDVQLNYPAVSPDGEWIAFMLQDESGDVNIAVTDTAGNRYRKITNDPEEDLMPVWTSDGNHIVFTSYRNTTPNLSRVGISGDSSITQMTDVTSGIFSSQILPGSNKIVAATLGDVDSTRYVLVNPQREVTNTEVAIRDRYRDWRRSSPDTTIPEIDYSAPVPESWQTSDYRFWKYPRHLGSLGLPTPTGLAGFTVWNDALGKHLGILGGEFGYPPYGESQLINGLYFVYSMAVFRPFLAFGGMKNSSFMIRPYDETWLTEVRDGGFVMVEFPLNFGNSLYSNHTVAAQAQLYDRKAELSGDPEGFRPPAESGREGVFSLRYRWLNRPPDRRNTTLPREGVGVSLRQDVASEAIFGDFSYNKTTMDAFLNQHVIGPITLYGRMVVSRLSGDYPAQDSLGFYDDFSLYPMGNAYVGSMLGTVINTDENYALRGSSEILSGNQLFMTTLEMRVPVLPRLPIQFFNISVGSSVLAPYLDYGRIWKSTGASDITTAGVEMRAAINLSGIPIMHIGYGFGNTISAWEENAEFNYFVRLALVNPF; the protein is encoded by the coding sequence ATGAAACACTTTTTTCTCAGCATAATCCTCGGACTCTTTTTACCAGCTCTGGTCACAGCTCAGGGATTCTGGACGTGGAATGAACGCACCCATCCGGAGCTCAACTGGTCGACTTTAGAAACGGATCATTTCTATATCCACTATCACCCAGGATTGCGGAAGATCGCCGGGAAATCCGCCAAAATCGCCGAGCAGACGTATCAGGTTATCATGCCACAGCTCGATCTGGACGACTTCGGCAAGACACACATAACGCTTACCGCCGAGGACGAGATCATGAACGGATACGCCATGCCGTCCGACCAGATCTTCATCTGGGTGAGCCAGAACGACGTGGCGGGCCAGTTCGGTGGTTCGGAAAAGTGGCTGCGGCTGGTGGTGGCGCACGAATTCCAACATGTTGCCATGTTCAATGCCCTCGAAACCTGGCTTGGCGTCTGGAATTTCATCGACGTACCGTCGTGGTTCCTTGAGGGAACGGCGGAGTTTTACACCGAACAGTGGCGGGTGGGCCGGAGCGATTCCCGGATGAAAGTCCACACCTATAAAAACAGTATGCAGAAGCTGGACTCCCACGACGACGGGTACGCCAAGATACTCTATCTGGCGGATAATTACGGCGACAGCACCATTACGAAGATCACCCAATGGCGACATGAGCCGTTCGGTTATTTTAACTTCAAGGAAGCGTTCAAAAGCGCAGTCGGGATCTCCGTCAAGAGGTTCAATGAAGACTGGCGCCGGGCCATGAATACGTATTATTACTCGTACCGGGGACAGAAAGAGAAGGTTGAGGATACGGGGGAATTGATGCCCGCTCCCAAAATCCGCCATGTCAATAGTCTCTCATTTTCCCCGGACAGCGGTAAGATTGCCATTGTCGGAAGAAAAAACGGAAGTATGCAATACCAGACGCTGTACACGGTGACCACCGATTCCACGAAGAAGGTCACCGAACTTCACGCCGGACGCTTCGGGAGCAAGCCGGACTGGACAGCCCAGGGGAAGTTCATAGTCATCGGAGAATACCATCGCGGCGCACACGGCTCGCTAGTGTACGATATTCGCAGGATTCACGCCGAATCCGGAGACGCAGTCTGGCTGACAGCGAATATACGCGCAAACCATCCGGCGGTTTCCAGAGATGGCGAAACCGTTTACTTCATCGCTCATCCGGAAGAGACGACTAATTTGTATGCCATAGATATCGCTGGGAGTAACCTGCGTCAGATCACGGAATTCACCGGGGACGTCCAGCTAAACTATCCGGCGGTTTCCCCGGACGGGGAATGGATTGCGTTCATGTTGCAGGATGAGTCCGGTGACGTGAACATCGCCGTCACCGATACCGCCGGAAATCGCTATCGGAAGATCACAAATGATCCCGAAGAGGATCTGATGCCCGTCTGGACGTCGGATGGCAACCACATTGTATTTACATCCTATCGGAATACGACGCCGAATCTGTCCCGGGTAGGAATCTCCGGAGACAGCAGCATTACACAGATGACAGACGTGACCAGCGGAATTTTCAGCAGCCAGATTTTGCCCGGATCAAATAAAATCGTTGCCGCAACACTCGGCGATGTGGACAGTACCCGTTACGTTCTGGTGAATCCTCAACGGGAGGTTACCAATACCGAGGTCGCAATCCGGGATCGGTACCGGGACTGGCGCAGGTCATCGCCGGACACCACGATTCCGGAAATCGATTATTCCGCCCCGGTACCGGAATCCTGGCAGACTTCCGATTATCGCTTTTGGAAGTACCCGCGTCATCTGGGATCGCTGGGATTACCCACGCCGACCGGACTGGCCGGATTTACCGTTTGGAACGATGCTCTCGGTAAACATCTCGGAATACTCGGCGGCGAATTCGGGTATCCGCCGTACGGAGAGTCGCAATTGATCAACGGACTCTACTTCGTCTATTCCATGGCGGTCTTCCGCCCGTTTCTTGCGTTCGGCGGGATGAAAAACTCGTCATTTATGATACGACCATACGATGAGACCTGGCTAACAGAGGTCCGGGATGGCGGATTTGTTATGGTCGAATTCCCGCTGAATTTTGGCAACAGCCTGTACTCCAATCATACCGTCGCGGCCCAGGCGCAACTGTACGATCGCAAGGCGGAATTATCCGGAGATCCGGAGGGATTCCGTCCTCCGGCGGAAAGCGGCCGGGAAGGCGTTTTTTCTCTGCGATATCGCTGGCTGAACCGCCCGCCGGATCGGCGAAATACAACACTTCCCAGAGAAGGCGTCGGCGTCTCCCTCCGGCAGGATGTTGCCAGCGAGGCCATCTTTGGAGACTTCAGCTATAACAAAACCACAATGGACGCATTCCTGAACCAGCATGTAATTGGGCCGATAACACTGTACGGCAGAATGGTTGTTTCCCGGCTAAGTGGCGATTATCCCGCCCAGGATTCGCTGGGATTTTATGATGATTTCAGTCTCTATCCCATGGGCAACGCATACGTCGGATCCATGCTCGGAACGGTTATCAATACTGATGAGAATTATGCGCTCCGGGGTAGTTCGGAAATCTTGAGTGGGAACCAGCTTTTCATGACGACGCTTGAAATGCGGGTACCGGTGCTCCCGCGGCTTCCGATACAGTTTTTTAACATCTCTGTGGGCTCATCTGTGCTGGCACCGTACCTGGATTATGGACGAATTTGGAAAAGTACCGGAGCCAGCGATATCACGACTGCCGGCGTCGAAATGCGCGCGGCCATAAACTTGAGCGGTATTCCTATTATGCATATCGGTTATGGATTCGGCAACACAATTTCTGCCTGGGAAGAGAACGCAGAATTTAACTATTTTGTCCGATTGGCGCTGGTGAATCCGTTTTAA